ATCTTTGTGGAGGCAGTAAAAATGCATTCAAAGCATTATATGCACAAGGCTGCCTCTGTCGTTTACTTTCACTATTGCGAGATTGTGACACAATAATCTTACCATCAATTATTTACGCAGTTACCCAGTGCCTTAATGAAGGATTTGAATTGATTAAGTAAATTTCAGAATATTATTACTCCTCTGTACTCTATCATTATGCCATTACTCCATCAATTTAccgttatatttttaaatttatttttttttttcagcgattTAGAAGCTGTTGAAATGTCCAAAGGAATAATAGAACGAGGTTGTTATGATAATTCATCAGGTATTTGGGTTCTAGCGCTTTTGTCTTCAAAATTAGAGTGCCGTGATACACTTTGCACTATTTTATCATCGGTATTTGATTTActgatgattaaaataaatgaagaaacTCCAGACACTAAATTAATAACCGCAGCGATGAGATTACTTGCTAATTTAATACCCGAACCAACAGGATTTGCtgcaaatattattttttataatccaaaatattcaattactgAGGttgagaaattatttaataggtTGTTGCTTTACCCACATGTTCACGTGAGAAAAGAAACTCTATGGCTGTTAggtaagttgataaaaaatctttattaattatgtaactTTATGGCTGaatgttgatttatttatttcatttattaattaattaaataagaattaaaatactGCCCAGGTAGACACCGTTGGCAAGTCGATAGACTTCCTGTGATATCACTGTTCGActcacataaattttaaattttatttcgattgttttaaattaaaataataaattattaaaataaattaaattatattctttaaaTGAAACATTCAAATTTAAGTCAACTGGTCACCGGACAGAGGTCCGGGCCTTCGATGTTCGTCGGCTGCCTTCTACATCTGCAGATCcagtacaaaaaatttataaatcgttCGAGGTCGCATCTTCTTTagaatttttctctatcacagtgaccaaagttttatttattcccgatttttttacaaaatagatgtcactaaataattaattacaaattttagtttaattagaAACCTGACGGGAATCTcacaattaattgattaattaattaaaaaaaaaatatttcaagtcgTTCGCTTTCATTTGTTGCAGGAAATCTTTATAATCATCCTCAAGAGCAAGTTAGTCAAGCAGTGAAAGATCTACTGCCCCGTTTAGGTAACTTAAGTCTTGCTATCCAGTCAGTCGCTACCTAGAAAAGCACTTGGACAACTTGTGAcaggtatatatttaaataaataaataaaattaacaaagaattataaatattatggaaggacaatgataaatattcgTTTTTTACATAGATAACTAcctacttataaatattaaaacgaTAATCGCGTAGCTGAGAATCTTCTTCTGGGGGACATTTTTGATAATGCGTTAATATTTTCAGCTAGATCTTCAATACAACCGATTTTAACGACATTGAAATAAAGTTTACCCATAATACTCGCTGTTGGACTGTCTAAATTCTTTAGACATTGATAGAACGCATTGTCACAATCACAATGAGATCTGGAGaacaaagatataattataaatatgacaaaTAAGTTATTAATCACCCGATTACTTACTTGCTGTACAGCGAGTAATTAGTAAGATTATAGCGGCTGCGTTGCGCGCGAATTTTAACCGGGCACAGGTCGTGAGTCCGACAGCACCtgtaattaacaattattattattattattacattttatttagagATAAGTAACACATCGTGGtacgtactgatcgatttcaGTATCTGATCCGAGATCATGATAATTATCAGCAATGTCTCCAGTTCCACACCATTTAGTACCTAGAGAAaatgcaatttatttattatcacaacTGGAAGTTAACGGTACTTATATggttaagtatttatttatacctGGTAATATaccagaaaataaattaagtgcATGAGTGCCAAACATGTTCGCTCGTTCAAAGGCTCCTTTGGGTGTGCTCTTAACTCTATCTTGAGATCTTTGGATCCTGTCTAGCATCTCACATCGATACATCAAACTAGTCATCTGGGAAAATAATACCTCTGTCGGATAAGACGAAATGGAAAGATTTCCAAGCACTTCTTTGGCTTCATTTGGCtcgctataaataaatttttattatgaaaaaccAATCAATCACTTTTTTCCggttatcataatatttttattgatgtatTTGTTATTGTCAATTGtatatttacttttcttataattatcgATTTGCGATTCCTGTATGTAGACAAACTTTTacagatattattttataaattcatgaaaaataaacatgTAGAATTATTACACTTtgttttaggaaaaaaaatctaattagatTTATCCAATCGATCGTCTGTatcaattttgttttattatatatagcaGAGTAACGAGACCAGTCGGGgagataaatatttcttttgataaatttaaaaaaaatgacaattataatcacaatttttttatcgtgaataatttctttacttttaataattttttaaatttaatttcttaatttataagtgaatgatttagtgaaatttttaaattctcttaGCAGTCCCGCTATTGGTCTCGTTcctcaaatcatttttttgtaaaataaaaattaccattaattcaaaataaattattcgaataaaaaatttgaaaataaataaaaaggacTAAAACATTGTCCCAAATATCctgaacaattatttttattttattttaaattgggTAATATGGTCAgtctcaagttttttttttaaattattctttatcgattataaaataattaaattattaaataataattattattaacaaaatatatgagGAATCTGATTTCGACATATATGGATAAAATACTCACTAAACTTCAATAATATCACACTTGagcatttcattattttcattaatgtCCACTACAGCAACTGTCTGATCATGAAAGTAAACGACACGTTTTAAACCTGCGGAACGTAATCTATCACTGGGTAAAACTCCATTCAGTcccttgtaattatttttcaataatattggCTGTGATAAACTTGAACTCCATGTCGCCAAAAACTCCAACACCAAAAGCACTTTTAATCTCGAGCTCATGTCCCTGCTTACTGTCTTCGCGTCGCGGAAGTTCTTTCAGCTCTCCCGCTCTCGCGATAAAACTCCTACTCTttgatcattttaattttaaaaatcagatGCCGAGAGTAAGAGAGCTCGCTTTGTCCTCCTCCAAGTAAATCTTTAGTCAAAGTTTACCACTGGACATCATGAACAATAATATGTCAGTCACCTTACCTACACTGTTTGCGATTACGTTCATTGCAATCGCAACTGTAGAAAACCTTGAGGATCGACTTAGcacttgaataaataattcatactCACTGGTCAATTTTCCTCCAAGTGATTTTCTTATAAACTAGTAATAGTACGAGGTAATATGCTGACTATTAAACCGGGCTGACTcgataaatacttttaattccACGTTTTCTCATTCATCGAGTGGGG
The sequence above is drawn from the Microplitis demolitor isolate Queensland-Clemson2020A chromosome 3, iyMicDemo2.1a, whole genome shotgun sequence genome and encodes:
- the LOC103569816 gene encoding uncharacterized protein LOC103569816, with protein sequence MADQEFSEHQTSLVEVIRDELRQAAIEERRNNRTEEQNKRRAALGELITTDDTWTLDTIIKKTKDLRKKALSIDDYIKLQNSLIQDEQNIKGFLSVGGSIPALIRDLTSIKPSIELAAAHCCCNIALGNKSQCTTLCKYAGPYLVEQLDTLSNPLLEISAWTVGNLCGGSKNAFKALYAQGCLCRLLSLLRDCDTIILPSIIYAVTQCLNEGFELINDLEAVEMSKGIIERGCYDNSSGIWVLALLSSKLECRDTLCTILSSVFDLLMIKINEETPDTKLITAAMRLLANLIPEPTGFAANIIFYNPKYSITEVEKLFNRLLLYPHVHVRKETLWLLGNLYNHPQEQVSQAVKDLLPRLGNLSLAIQSVAT
- the LOC103569818 gene encoding uncharacterized protein LOC103569818, whose amino-acid sequence is MSSRLKVLLVLEFLATWSSSLSQPILLKNNYKGLNGVLPSDRLRSAGLKRVVYFHDQTVAVVDINENNEMLKCDIIEVYEPNEAKEVLGNLSISSYPTEVLFSQMTSLMYRCEMLDRIQRSQDRVKSTPKGAFERANMFGTHALNLFSGILPGTKWCGTGDIADNYHDLGSDTEIDQCCRTHDLCPVKIRAQRSRYNLTNYSLYSKSHCDCDNAFYQCLKNLDSPTASIMGKLYFNVVKIGCIEDLAENINALSKMSPRRRFSATRLSF